DNA from Fusarium musae strain F31 chromosome 7, whole genome shotgun sequence:
taccttacctacttaCTGGTGTTGGTCCCTTTGCTTTGCcttacctcacctcacctcaactTTGCTTTGCCTTGGTTTCCTGCCTGGCTTGCTTTTCTGCAGCGGTATCTGTCCTGCTGCTTTGCTTCATCGAGGCCCACTACCACTGTACAAGGCCTGTGCCTCTCTTTTTAACTCTTGCCAGCGCCTgtgcctcttttctttttgcttggACTGGACCCTTTACCTGCTGGTAGTTAGTCGCacgtcaatcaatcaatcgtgTGTGTCTGTCTTCCACTCCCGCTCACCTCCTCTTGTTGCAGGTTTCAAATTTCCGTCGGCGGTCATAGGTAGCCTCTTCAGTTACTCCCAGGCTCTCCACCTCCACCCATTCGCTGGCCTAGATCCAGAACCCAAACCAAAGCAGACCAGACCGAACcgaaccaaaccaaaccaaagcGCACCTCAACGCAACTCCATACCAATccgctacctacctagaccTACCGAAAGCCGCATCCACCGCATTCTTGACTTGTCTTCAACCACCTCAATCCGCCATCAAATAGTACAGCCCCAACATATTCGCCTTTGCTCGACTTAATCCTTATTTCGACCTATTCTCCCCGACACCTAGTTGGGCTCGACTTTCTCCGCTCCGCAACCCCCCCGCTCTCTTACTGTAGTCGCGCGCATCCGCCCGCCAATAGAGCTTGACCACTCGACCGCTTGCATTTCACTTTAACATAGACGAGCTCCTACCGAGGAGCTTTCGTGAGGAACAATGGCTGTTGTCGCAACTATCAAGTATGTTTTCATCCCTTGGATTTGTGCTGCCGCAATACTATGCGATGCTTTGCTCCCCTTTGCTTGCTTTATCTCTACACCGAGATTGTCCTACGGCAAGGCACCCTAAGCATGCCTGCGCATCTACTCTGCATGCCCGTTACCCTGTCCGCCATTCGCACAATCATTCTTGAGGCTAATCCGGTTTACCCCTTTTCTAGGTGCGTCGTCGTCGGTGACGGTGCTGTTGGAAAGACctgtcttctcatcagctaCACAACAAACAAGTTTCCATCCGAATATGTCCCTACAGTCTTCGACAACTACGCAGTTACGGTTATGTGAGTCTACCTGCACGCCTATCGATCGACACCAGCGCCCCCACAGGGTCTCATCCATCACCTGCAATGGACGTCTTCAGTCGCGAAAAGCCATCACCGACTTCTGGCTTCAACAGTGTGATGGATTCTGTGCTAAGAGGGGCGATCTGCGGATATGTTTGATGGACGGCAACTCGGTCAGTCATAGAAGGGTTGCTGATTACTTACAGGATAGGAGATGAGCCGTACACTCTCGGGTTGTTCGATACCGCTGGTCAAGAAGATTATGACAGGCTGCGACCTCTTTCATATCCTCAGACCGATGTCTTCCTCGTCTGCTTTTCCGTCACCTCGCCTGCTTCCTTCGAAAACGTCCGCGAGAAGTGGTTCCCCGAGGTCCGCCACCACTGCCCCGGCGTGCCCTGTTTGATTGTCGGTACCCAGGTGGATTTGAGGGACGACCCTAGTGTTCGAGAAAAGCTGTCAAAGCAAAAGATGCAACCAGTACGACGAGAGGATGGTGAACGAATGGCGAAGGACCTGGGTGCTGTCAAGTACGTTGAGTGCAGTGCTCTCACCCAGTATAAGCTCAAGGATGTATTTGACGAGGTATGTCTTGACTGATTAGAAAACTCTCCCCATCTATAAGCATTGCTTGAAACATGTTCTGATCGCATTATACAGGCTATCGTTGCAGCACTTGAGCCCCCTGCTCCTAAAAAGAAGTCACACAAGTGCCTCGTCCTATAAACGGAAATGGGATAGCCGCAGCCGAGCTATGACACCACCTTCTCCTACTTGCCCTGGGAATTTTTGGTCGAGTTAGGAACATGCCCAGTAGATATGCACGAATAGAGTTCTTTGGTGAAGGTACGGCAAGACGACATTGGGATAACCTGCGCTGGTGGAATGGAACGAAATGGATTTCAAAGGGAGTGATCGTTCTTTGCATGAGGGGAACTAAGAGACGGAACAAGACTCGGGGAGCAGGCGTCCTGTTCCGCaacgagaagaggaagaagggttTGAAAGAGTGACACCACCGATCGAGAGCTGCCGGGTGCCGCTGTGCGTAGCCCCCAGCCGGAACTTCCACCGATAAGGCTCTTCTATTCCTGTGGTCTCCCCGAGTTTCTTAAGGCTGGAATCCAATGCATCTTGTTCTCTGCCCCTCGCGAGATGGATCAAGTGGCAAGAGAGAGGACTGGTAGCGGACGAAGACAACGATTCACACATCTAGGCGGGAATGCTTTGATAGGAAAGTTTGGCGATTGGGGTGATTTACATcaatgtcttgtcttgattCATACTAAGTTATAGAAAATTTTGTATTTCATGTTTGAATCTTCCAATGGATCATGCCGACTGGCACATGAGGACGCATAGTGGCATGAGGTATGGTCTTTGCTTTCAACTGGACCAGCAAGTTATGTTAGATCTTGCGGGGTCCAGAGCTACTATACTCGGTAAAGCTCTTCATATGTACTTGACCTGGGGAAATGCACCTGGTAGGTAAACCCTTGCCTGCCAGCTCGGTAGATGGATCGGGTCCGGACTGCCCTTGCGACCGGCAGTTGGCCCGTATATACTGTAGAGCAAGTGTAGGCATCGACATGGCAGTTGatgttaaaaaaaaagggacgTATTGTCTGGGGTGCTGTCCTGTTTGAGACAATGACAGACTATTCTCCTCGAGTGCTGTAAGATGTGGTGAATGAAGGAGGATACTACGCCCTTTGACGGACAACGTGCACGCCGTATGCGATGTCTATTAACAATGATGCATAATGGAATAAAGATGTGTTGTCCATAAAACGGTCCTGAGGATATGATACCTGGAAGATGCCTGTCCCTCAACAGAACTTGAGATATGTCTGTAAGAGCGACACTTGGGATGAAGGGGAAATTGGCATGacaaagtaaaagaaatgtTAGAGGATGCCCCCGTTTATAAGTAACTGTTTAACAAACAATTCAGCGGCTGAAGATGATTTGACTTTGTTAAgaatacatacctacctacataccCAAATGTTACCGGTAAATATGAGGTGCCGTCGCCCCAACTTTCCTATCTCAACCTAGTTCCACTCCAAAGACCCATTTTCTGGTCACTATCTCTCAACCCAAAAATGAAATCATAGGGCCTCTGCATGCGATTCTATGCCTGAATCAGGCAAATTCGCTCCCCAAACCTCCAAGAGGGCTCGAGGCGGGGAAGAAAGACAACTGCGGGGAGATCGTTATCCGGTCAGAACTGCCTCGATTGACCAATCGGCGATCCTCATATCTCTCTTTGAGGCTTTCCTTGAGTTGAGGTATGCTTGATCTGATGGATCTTGACCCGTGGGGCCGGATGCGCGCCCGGTGGAGGGTGAAGCATAGATAGTGACTATATAGACCTCACTGGCagcctctcttttctcctacttctttctctctttctcgtGACTCTCAAGTTCT
Protein-coding regions in this window:
- the CDC42 gene encoding Rho GTPase (EggNog:ENOG41) gives rise to the protein MPVTLSAIRTIILEANPVYPFSRCVVVGDGAVGKTCLLISYTTNKFPSEYVPTVFDNYAVTVMIGDEPYTLGLFDTAGQEDYDRLRPLSYPQTDVFLVCFSVTSPASFENVREKWFPEVRHHCPGVPCLIVGTQVDLRDDPSVREKLSKQKMQPVRREDGERMAKDLGAVKYVECSALTQYKLKDVFDEAIVAALEPPAPKKKSHKCLVL